In a genomic window of Oncorhynchus keta strain PuntledgeMale-10-30-2019 chromosome 28, Oket_V2, whole genome shotgun sequence:
- the LOC118361377 gene encoding translocating chain-associated membrane protein 1-like 1 produces the protein MGFRKKNKSPAVLSHEFVIQNHADMVSCVAMVILLGLMFEVTAKFAVMFITVQYNVTQGLDERAEPVNLYQYGPKDMATVFFYLLIAVILHALIQEYVLDKMNRRLHLSKTKHSKFNESGQLAAFYFISFIWGCSILTAEEFATNPTFLWAGYPHTHMVFQVKFFYICQMAYWLHALPELYFQKVRKEDIPRQLYYICLYVFHITGAYVLNLHRLGLVLLVPHSLVELLFHASRLFYFSDENKQKGFTLWAMLFVIARLVTLTLSVLTFGFGLPRAENQGFSLAKGNFNVLTVRMTCLAAICLTQAWMMWKFINFQLKKWREHSQSQASKVKAISPKSKPHKKDPARGGSANGVGLKSDDKPSPRARKAL, from the exons ATGGGTTTCCGAAAGAAGAACAAGAGCCCGGCGGTGCTGAGCCACGAGTTCGTGATCCAGAATCACGCCGATATGGTTTCGTGTGTGGCTATGGTCATTCTCCTCGGCCTGATGTTCGAG GTGACAGCGAAGTTTGCCGTCATGTTCATCACTGTCCAGTACAATGTGACGCAAGGTCTTG ATGAGAGGGCTGAGCCAGTGAACCTGTACCAGTACGGCCCTAAAGAcatggccactgtgttcttctaCCTGCTCATCGCTGTCATACTCCACGCCTTAATACAGGAATACGTTCTTGAC AAAATGAATAGGCGGTTGCATCTGTCAAAAACCAAACACAGCAAGTTCAATGAGTCGGGACAGCTTGCTGCCTTCTACTTCATCTCCTTCATCTGGGGCTGCAGCATCTTAACAGCG GAGGAATTTGCAACAAATCCTACTTTCCTATGGGCGGGCTATCCACACACCCACATGGT CTTTCAGGTGAAGTTCTTCTACATTTGCCAAATGGCCTACTGGCTCCACGCCCTTCCTGAGCTGTACTTCCAGAAAGTGCGAAAG GAGGACATTCCCCGCCAGCTCTATTACATTTGCCTTTACGTCTTCCATATCACCGGTGCCTACGTCTTAAA CCTCCACCGGCTGGGCCTGGTGCTTCTTGTACCTCACTCCCTGGTGGAGCTCCTGTTCCACGCCTCGCGCCTGTTCTATTTCAGTGACGAGAACAAGCAGAAGGG TTTCACTTTGTGGGCAATGCTTTTCGTCATCGCACGCCTCGTCACCCTCACCCTCTCCGTACTGACATTCGGCTTCGGACTGCCCCGTGCAGAGAACCAGGGATTCTCACTGGCAAAGGGAAACTTTAATGTTCTCACCGTTAG GATGACATGCCTGGCTGCCATTTGCCTCACCCAGGCTTGGATGATGTGGAAATTCATCAACTTTCAGCTGAAGAAGTGGAGGGAGCACAGCCAGAGCCAGGCTTCCAAGGTGAAGGCTATCAGCCCAAAGAGCAAGCCCCACAAGAAGGACCCAGCCCGGG GAGGTTCTGCCAACGGTGTTGGTCTGAAGTCTGATGACAAGCCATCACCTCGGGCAAGAAAAGCCTTgtag